The following are from one region of the Rhipicephalus microplus isolate Deutch F79 chromosome 1, USDA_Rmic, whole genome shotgun sequence genome:
- the LOC119159430 gene encoding chitotriosidase-1 isoform X1, translated as MELLLPPPPSPPSPLHWALAALWTCCFWHLARSFQQVCYLVAPTNSTDSLPIASVNVQMCSHVIMGFGTVDEDGSINLDALGGPQGLASLVTLRKRRPDIKLMISIGGGGGEGNFRTMVSSADSRWRFIASAISALRAARLDGLDIDWEFPKLLDAARFARLLKTAFMEFKKEAYWPLLLSVAVPAQSLLVIGAYDVYSMARSVDFVNLMTYDLNIYNWYTPWVRHNSPLFPNANDAPYFNTLNVESSAKLWASLGMPKSKIMVGIPTYGLSWVLRDSGRWTVGSLASGRDKHGGGFVTYADVCRLLKNGAQREYDPEAMVPYLHQEKLWVSYDDQQSVAVKASWIVSNGYGGIMTFSLNADDWAGVCGDGRFPLQRSIASAVTLEKAVVAGLEATP; from the exons ATGGAGCTACTACTGCCGCCACCGCCTTCACCACCATCGCCACTGCACTGGGCGCTAGCAGCTTTGTGGACCTGCTGCTTTTGGCATTTAGCAC GCTCGTTTCAGCAGGTCTGCTACCTGGTGGCGCCGACCAACTCGACAGATTCGCTTCCCATCGCCTCGGTGAACGTACAAATGTGCAGCCACGTCATCATGGGCTTCGGCACCGTCGACGAAGACGGTAGCATCAACTTGGACGCGCTCGGTGGCCCCCAGGGACTGGCCTCACTGGTCACTCTGCGAAAGCGCCGACCGGACATCAAGCTTATGATCTCCATTGGAGGTGGAGGCGGCGAGGGCAACTTCAGGACCATGGTGTCCAGTGCCGACAGCAGATGGAG GTTCATCGCCTCGGCGATATCGGCACTGCGAGCGGCTCGCCTGGACGGACTCGACATTGACTGGGAGTTCCCCAAGCTGCTGGATGCCGCTCGCTTTGCACGCCTACTCAAG ACGGCGTTCATGGAGTTCAAGAAGGAAGCCTACTGGCCCCTGCTGCTGTCCGTGGCGGTGCCTGCTCAAAGCTTGCTTGTCATTGGCGCATATGACGTATACTCTATGGCCAG GTCCGTGGACTTTGTGAACCTGATGACGTACGACTTGAACATCTATAACTGGTACACGCCCTGGGTGCGTCATAACAGCCCTCTTTTTCCTAACGCCAACGATGCGCCGTACTTCAATACGCTCAACGTG GAGTCTAGCGCCAAGCTGTGGGCGTCGCTGGGCATGCCAAAGTCCAAAATCATGGTGGGCATTCCGACCTACGGACTGTCGTGGGTGCTGCGCGACTCCGGCCGCTGGACGGTCGGCTCGCTCGCCTCCGGTCGCGACAAGCACGGCGGCGGATTCGTCACTTACGCCGAT GTGTGCAGGTTGCTGAAAAACGGCGCTCAGCGGGAGTACGACCCCGAAGCCATGGTGCCTTACCTGCACCAAGAAAAACTGTGGGTCAGCTACGACGACCAGCAGAGCGTCGCCGTCAAG GCTTCGTGGATTGTGAGCAACGGCTACGGAGGCATCATGACTTTCAGCCTCAACGCGGACGACTGGGCCGGTGTCTGCGGCGACGGACGCTTTCCCCTGCAGAGGAGCATCGCGAGCGCGGTTACATTGGAGAAGGCAGTAGTGGCTGGCCTCGAGGCTACACCTTGA
- the LOC119159430 gene encoding putative chitinase 1 isoform X2 codes for MELLLPPPPSPPSPLHWALAALWTCCFWHLARSFQQVCYLVAPTNSTDSLPIASVNVQMCSHVIMGFGTVDEDGSINLDALGGPQGLASLVTLRKRRPDIKLMISIGGGGGEGNFRTMVSSADSRWRFIASAISALRAARLDGLDIDWEFPKLLDAARFARLLKTAFMEFKKEAYWPLLLSVAVPAQSLLVIGAYDVYSMARSVDFVNLMTYDLNIYNWYTPWVRHNSPLFPNANDAPYFNTLNVVCRLLKNGAQREYDPEAMVPYLHQEKLWVSYDDQQSVAVKASWIVSNGYGGIMTFSLNADDWAGVCGDGRFPLQRSIASAVTLEKAVVAGLEATP; via the exons ATGGAGCTACTACTGCCGCCACCGCCTTCACCACCATCGCCACTGCACTGGGCGCTAGCAGCTTTGTGGACCTGCTGCTTTTGGCATTTAGCAC GCTCGTTTCAGCAGGTCTGCTACCTGGTGGCGCCGACCAACTCGACAGATTCGCTTCCCATCGCCTCGGTGAACGTACAAATGTGCAGCCACGTCATCATGGGCTTCGGCACCGTCGACGAAGACGGTAGCATCAACTTGGACGCGCTCGGTGGCCCCCAGGGACTGGCCTCACTGGTCACTCTGCGAAAGCGCCGACCGGACATCAAGCTTATGATCTCCATTGGAGGTGGAGGCGGCGAGGGCAACTTCAGGACCATGGTGTCCAGTGCCGACAGCAGATGGAG GTTCATCGCCTCGGCGATATCGGCACTGCGAGCGGCTCGCCTGGACGGACTCGACATTGACTGGGAGTTCCCCAAGCTGCTGGATGCCGCTCGCTTTGCACGCCTACTCAAG ACGGCGTTCATGGAGTTCAAGAAGGAAGCCTACTGGCCCCTGCTGCTGTCCGTGGCGGTGCCTGCTCAAAGCTTGCTTGTCATTGGCGCATATGACGTATACTCTATGGCCAG GTCCGTGGACTTTGTGAACCTGATGACGTACGACTTGAACATCTATAACTGGTACACGCCCTGGGTGCGTCATAACAGCCCTCTTTTTCCTAACGCCAACGATGCGCCGTACTTCAATACGCTCAACGTG GTGTGCAGGTTGCTGAAAAACGGCGCTCAGCGGGAGTACGACCCCGAAGCCATGGTGCCTTACCTGCACCAAGAAAAACTGTGGGTCAGCTACGACGACCAGCAGAGCGTCGCCGTCAAG GCTTCGTGGATTGTGAGCAACGGCTACGGAGGCATCATGACTTTCAGCCTCAACGCGGACGACTGGGCCGGTGTCTGCGGCGACGGACGCTTTCCCCTGCAGAGGAGCATCGCGAGCGCGGTTACATTGGAGAAGGCAGTAGTGGCTGGCCTCGAGGCTACACCTTGA